The following is a genomic window from Thermodesulfobacteriota bacterium.
TGGATTGATAATAATATATGGGTGCTTAAATCTGCAGCAAAGCTCCCATCCGTTATTTCCATGGATCGTCAAAAACAGGAACCTGTTTTACAACAAATCCAAAAAAAATACCCATATATATATTTGGCCTTCACTGTGGGTCCGGATGGAAGCAATGTGGCCAGAGGTGATGACGGACCCTTGAAGTATTATGGGGACAGGCAGTATTACCAGGAAATCATTGACGGGAAAAAACTTAGCTGGCAGACCTTAATCGGTAAAACCTCCCAAAAGCCGGCTCTGGTCCTGGCAGTTCCCATTATGTCCCAAGATAAACTGGTCGGTGTGATGGCCGCCGCAATGACCGTTGACGAAATATCGAAGTATATCGCGAGGTGGAAAAAGGGGAAGACCGGTTTTGCCTTTTTAGTGGATAATAAGGACAAAGTGGTGGCTCACCAGATTAAGCAGTATGCTTCAAAATTAAAAAAAATAAGCTCCCATCCCTTGGTGGCAGCTTTTCGAGAAGAAGGCTGGACAACCAAAACATTCGGATTTAAAGATGAAAATAAAAAGGAGTATGTCGGGCACATCAGGGGAATTAATTATGGCTGGGCAATTGCAATTCAGCAGGAAGAACAGGAAGTTTTTGCCGATTTAAGGCGAATGCAGAGGTTTGCCCTTATTTTACTGTTCACCACTGTGGTGATCGTGTTGTTAATTGCATGGATCTCAGCCAGAGCCGTTGCCACACCCATCAAAAAATTAACCGAGGTGGCTGAGCGCATGAGCTTGGGAGATCTGAATATGAAGATCAACATTTCGTCTAAGGACGAAATCGGCTTGCTGGCACAGGCAATCAAGCTGATGCAAACCAGCCTGCGCCTTGCGATGGAGCGGCTGAGGCAAAAGCGATAAAGAAAAAACGCTTTCTTCCTTTCTTTGGATTTACCGAAGTCCCAAATCCCAGTTCCACATCCCCGGTCTTTCTTTTAATTTGATCCCTTTAGGCAGGGGTTCATGCAGGTGCACAAAAAGACGATATCCTGCTTTTTTAAGTGCATCCTTTTTTTTGCTGATATCGAGTTTCCAGTTGGGATAGACCCAGAAATCGGGGCCATAGCTTCTGCCCCAGGCCTGCTCTCCTCTGGGGCTGGTAAAAAGTTCCTTTTCCCTTATATTCTTTGACATGATCCTTGAAATACAGAGGGGCCAGTGGCCTGACAAAACGATACCTAAAGGAAGTGGGCTTTGTTGGGGCAGCGTTAAGTAGTCCTTACCACTCAGCTCAGGACTGACAATGGCTCCTGAAAACCCGAGAGATATCAGAGCACCTATGGACAGGGGGTTGGTCAGGTTGCAAAAGGGGCCGGCCCACAGGCTAAGACGGTTGCCTGATTTGCTGTTTTTAGCCATTCCGCTAAAAAAGGCCTTCTGCCAAGGGGCGTTTAGTATAAAGTTCCGCCCTCCCCTTTTAAGAGCAAGGGTAACCAGAGATTTTAAGTCATTTTCTCCTTCCGGCCAGACTGTCGGCGGAAGGAACCACCAGGTTTTTGGATAAAGACGGACAGACATCCCCCTATGGGACTGATCAGAAATCCAGCAACCCGTTTCCTGGCCTTTGGGCCTATGCTTTACAGGTACTCTGTATATGTTTATTTCACATAAGGGTGTTTTTTTAAACGATTTACGGGGGAGTCCGGCTTTTGTTTCGCTGAGATTTACCTGAGATGCCGGTATATCAGCGAGTTTTTTTTCAAGTCCGGCCAATAGCTCTTTGAGTGGGTTCTCTTTCCTGTCTGTAAGAAAAACCGGGGTGGCTTTGGCCGGCCTTTTTTTCCTATTAAATTTCAGATAAAGCCGTCCCCTGGTGGGGACATATTTACTTACGGTCTGGACGGCGTGCCAGGGCTCATCTTCATAACCCAAACGCAGGGTATCTCCCTGAAAAAGTTCCACTTTTGGAATAAGATAAGGCCTCTTGTCGCCCCCCTGAAGTTTGCCTAACAGAAGCCCAGATCCGGTCTGTTCTCCCACCTTAACCGGATTTTGGGGTCTTTGAGGCAAAAAATTATAATGGGTGCCTGTTCTTCCCAGTGAAAGCTGAAGAAGACCTAAGGCAAATTTCTTTTTTTCAGGATTGCTGCCGAAATCTCTCATAATTCTGTATGCCCTAGCTGTGTGATAAACATAATGGGGGCCTTTTTTCCGGCCTTCAATTTTCCATGCCCGCACTTGGGGAATTGATAAAAGAACCTTGGATAGAACATCAAGAGAAAGATCCTGACAGGAAAAAGATCTTTGTTTTTGGCCCCTCTGGGTATAGATCCTCCTGCAGGGCTGGACACATCTGCCCCTGAGACCGCTCTTCCCTCCCAAAAAACTGCTCCAATAGCACCTTCCTGAAACGCCGTAACAAAGTGCTCCATGGACGAATACTTCAAGCCCAAGGCCATCCGGGCAAGCCTTGGCAAGAGCTTTAATTTCATCAATATTAAGCTCTCTGGGGACGACCACCCTGTCGATTCCGAATTTTTTTCGTACAAGATTTAAGGCGGTCGGAAAGCTCACATGGGCCAGCGTGGACAGGTGAATCTCACCGGTAAAACCGGCCTGTCTTGCCAAGGACACCAGTGAGAGGTCCTGAATGATCAGGCCGTCAGGTTTAATCCACTGGCTGAGAACATTCAAAAAATCCGCAGCCCTGTTCAAATCAACAGTCTTTAACAGGGAGTTGAAAGCAATATACACCTTAACTCTTCTGACATGGGCCAGTTTAGTAAGACGGTCAAGTTCCTCAAGGCCAAAATTTTTAGCCTCCATTCGGGCTGAAAACTGTTTCATTCCACAATAAACAGAATCAGCCCCTGCCGCCAGCGCGGCCAGAAAAGAGGCTTTGCTTCCTGCAGGGGCAAGAATTTCGGGGACCGGATGACCGGTATCCGCTTTTTGATTCCGGATAATGGGTAAATAGTTCATAGGTTACTTTGTTGACGTTTACCAGACGTTGAAATTAGAAATCAGAAATTTAAAAGCCCTGAGAGTACTCCCTGACGGCGCTTCCAACAAAGAGAGATGTAACGGAATTTTCTTGACCGGTTTCTCTCGGTTTTTGAAAATGTCGTGGGTTATGAGTTATAGTTGTTGACAAATTGTATTAATTATGTGTTAATTAATGTATTTACTGGACACCGGATTGAAAATCATCTGGGTTAATTTTGATGAACCAATTTCAAAATGCCCCCTTTTGGTCGATAGTTGCATCAGACTAAAATTTTATATCTCAAAATAATGATTAAATTCATATGGTTAAAACGCCTCCGGTGGGTCGTTTTCCTTGATCTCGTATAGATAAGCGCAGAATACGAAATTGAGCATATTGAAACTGCCTGATGATTCCCAGTGAAAAGCCTTATTTTCCCATGCTAGCATAAAATGGAGAACAGCCTTGGCAAGAGATGAAATATCTTCGACTGAAAGATTGCTTGACCTGATTAGAAGCAGCACCAAAACAGGCAATGAATTTCCCCCTAATAAGCCATCGCGTTCATTTTCGCAACGTCTAAGCTCATATTTCAATAATTTGTTTTCTTTCAAAAAGTCAATCACAGTCGGCGTTGACATCGGTTATAATGAACTGAAACTGGTGAAAACCAGACGTTCTTCCTCTCAGCAACAACAGCTCCTTGATTATGTGAAGGTCCCTTATTTACCGAACGTTTCGGTGGGTCATGCTGAATTCAGCCCTTATTTAAAATCGGTTCTTACTCGTTTTTGCGGATCGGCCAAAAGTGCTGAAATCTGGGCCAACATCTCTTCAGCCCGGGTGGAAATGCGTTATCTTAAAATACCCAAAGTGCCTCAAAAGCAGATTGCCAACGCTGTATACTGGTCATTTAAGAAAATAACAAGCTTTAATGAAAAAGATACCACCTTTGATTTCGAGATTTTGGGCGATATTCAGGAAGGCAGTGCTCAGAAGATAGAGGTGATGGCCTATAGCGTCCCCACTCATGAAATCAAGAAACTCAAAGATATTTTTGCCAAAAGCGGCTTCCCTTTAACGGGGATATCAATTGTTCCTTTTGCTTTGCAGAATTTACTGTTGAACAATTGTGTGAGAACCGACGCCAAGACCGTATCGAGTCTTTATATCGGGAGAGACTGGTCGCGCATTGACATCTTTTCAAACGGATATCTTGTTTTGTCACGCGGTATCAAAGCCGGTATAAAAACAATGAAAGCCACCATAACCGGGGAAAATGATGAAAACCGGACGGATTTATCTTTAAAACCTGTCGATGTTGATGAGGCCCAAAGGACAGAAATAGATGCTGACAGAGCTCAGGAAATATTTTTTGGTTTTACCCAGGATTCTTTTCCTTCGGATTTCCGTCCGCCCGAGCTTAAAGCTGAAGAGAAAGCCATTTTCAAAATGATACTGCCTGCCCTAAAGCGCCTGGTCAGACAGGTGGAGCTTACATTTGAGCATTTCTCGGCAAATTTTGAAAATGAAAGTGTGGAAAGAATCTATATATCAAGTGGTGCGAGCCCTCACCAATTGATTGTTGATTATATAGGAAATGAGCTTGGTATTCCCAAAGAAAACTTTAACCCTTTTTCTGCTGATTCAGATTTTTCCCGCGGAGTATCGGGCCCCGAAACAGCACTTGAAAAGGAAGCATTTGCACCTGCAGCAGGAATAGCTGTTTCCGACAATTCTATTACACCCAATTTTTTGTTTACTTATAAGGATAAAAAGAAAGTTGCCGACATTAAGTTTATCAATAAAATATTGTATGCTGTGTTTGCATTGGTAATGATCCTGTGTGTCGGATTTTATTTTTATCAGGGACAAATAATACAAGAGAAAAAAGATCAACTGGCAATGATGAAACTGGAGATGTCCGGCTTTGTTTCCCAGGTGGATCAGGTGTCAATACTTAAGCTGGTTGAAGAGGCAAAAAGTAATAATGAGGCATTTAAGGAATATGGACGAAAATATCTGGCTATTGCGGCATTGAGTGAAATTGCCGAATTAACCCCCACCAATATTCGTCTGTTAAATATTTCCGCTCAACTGGAAACACCCCCCGGCGCCAAGGAAGAAAATGTGGAAAAGTCGATTGTCATTGGGGGGATTGTATTGGGGGACAAAATGGCGTTGGAATCCATCCTGGCCAGGTATCTGATTGCACTTAAAGGTTCGCCCATATTTGATCAACCGGTCATCAGCGAAAAAACGCTGGGTATGTTTAATAACAATGAAGTATTGCAGTTTACAACCCATTTAAAATTAATTCCTAAGACAAATGGCAAAAATAAAACTAGCTAATTTCCCCACGAAAAGTCTGGCTTATTTTTTGGTATTGGGGGGAGGAATCCTGGTATTCATTGTTCTTACCATTCTTCCTGCCATGCAAAGGTCGAGCGGGTTGGACATGGAAATTAAAAAAATAAAAGGATCCATGGATGAACAAAAGATCCTCACTCCGGTTTATAACAACCTTTTAAAAAAGACCAAGTTTAAGAAAACAAAAGGCATTGCAGCTGCCAAGAAAAAAAAGTTGGCACAGGGTGATACGCGGAGAATCGTACAGCGGTTAAACAATATTGCCAAAGACAGCAATATTGCACTGGTAGACGTTACCCCGGATGTAGACACATTAATCGGAGGGTCGGGACACCTGCTGATAAAAATCGTCGCCCAAGGGGAGTTTATTAATTTGCACCAATTTTTATTCCAGTTATGCGAATTGCCCTTTGTTGAATTTATTGAACAGATAAAAATTACTTCTATCCGAAAAACAAAAGAATTCAGGCTCAAAGTCTGGATGGCTCAGGAATAAGAATGTCTAAGCGAGAAAAAATAATTCTCTGTTTAATGGCCTTATCCATTGTATATGGCTTTTATGTTTTTTTTATTGAGGCTCCCGGCAAAAAAGGAGCGGTGGGTCAAAACAGCAAGCTGGAATCTTTAAACAAGTTTATTACCCATGTTGCCGAACTTACCAAAGAGAGCCTTTCGGAAATAGATTCCTATATTATTGAAAAAGCACCCCAACAATGGGCCAAGGATCCTTTGCTGAGTTCTGATTCGGAATTTCAATTCAAAGCGGAAAACACCGAAGCCGATGTATCGGCTTTGAGGGTGAATATCAAATATACAGGCTTTTTAAGTATGGGCGCCAAAAATTTCGCTATTCTAAACGGGTTGGAATATGAAGAAGGGGAGGAACTGAAAAAAGGCGGATTTATTGTGCATAAAATTTATCCGGAACGGGTCATCATAATAACAAAAGGGAAACAAGAAGAAATTACGATTCCCCTGGAAGAAATTTGATTCCCAGTGACCAGGCGTTTTGCTTGAGGGGTGCTTCGTTCAATGGGTGCTGCGGTTTAGAATTTAAGTTCTTTGCAGGTGAGCCATTCAAGTTCTCGGGACTTTGTGGCTGAACTATTGTCAATTAGACTATTTTTGGTGAAAATTGAATCATTCAAGCAGTGAGCAAATCTTATGAAAAAAATAAATCGTTTTAAAACAATGACCGGCTGGTTTGTTTTTTCTATCTTTTTTACTGCACTTGTCACCGGTTGTGCGACTCAAAAGAAGGAAAAATCGAATCTTTTCTTTGACGACTGGAAAGTAAAAGCACAGGAATCAAAAGGTTTTTCTCCTTCCGCCAGAAAATTTGATAAAGTTGTCGCCCCCAAAAGGACCAGATCAGCTTTCGCCACCGGCTTATTGGCCGGATATCAAAAGCCTCTTCCCAAAAAAAAGATTACCATGAAAATGAACGATATCGAGGTAAGTGTTCTTCTTCGTGCGCTTTCCCGAGTTGCCAACCAGAATATCATGCTCAGTGAAAAGATAAAGGGTAAGATTAATATTAATATAACCAAAGCGCCCTGGGATCAGGTGTTTA
Proteins encoded in this region:
- a CDS encoding cache domain-containing protein; the protein is MIEVTCDQCGKTYRINENKIKEETVRLKCNACENILTVSKSKPEAYVESYQSFAEPSREEERSPTSAKKKIYFSFFAKIIIVMLLVSLIPMAVFWGVTFKETSVRIKNDTQLLMSLTTQVLENQVNSWIDNNIWVLKSAAKLPSVISMDRQKQEPVLQQIQKKYPYIYLAFTVGPDGSNVARGDDGPLKYYGDRQYYQEIIDGKKLSWQTLIGKTSQKPALVLAVPIMSQDKLVGVMAAAMTVDEISKYIARWKKGKTGFAFLVDNKDKVVAHQIKQYASKLKKISSHPLVAAFREEGWTTKTFGFKDENKKEYVGHIRGINYGWAIAIQQEEQEVFADLRRMQRFALILLFTTVVIVLLIAWISARAVATPIKKLTEVAERMSLGDLNMKINISSKDEIGLLAQAIKLMQTSLRLAMERLRQKR
- a CDS encoding peptidase U32 family protein, translated to MNYLPIIRNQKADTGHPVPEILAPAGSKASFLAALAAGADSVYCGMKQFSARMEAKNFGLEELDRLTKLAHVRRVKVYIAFNSLLKTVDLNRAADFLNVLSQWIKPDGLIIQDLSLVSLARQAGFTGEIHLSTLAHVSFPTALNLVRKKFGIDRVVVPRELNIDEIKALAKACPDGLGLEVFVHGALCYGVSGRCYWSSFLGGKSGLRGRCVQPCRRIYTQRGQKQRSFSCQDLSLDVLSKVLLSIPQVRAWKIEGRKKGPHYVYHTARAYRIMRDFGSNPEKKKFALGLLQLSLGRTGTHYNFLPQRPQNPVKVGEQTGSGLLLGKLQGGDKRPYLIPKVELFQGDTLRLGYEDEPWHAVQTVSKYVPTRGRLYLKFNRKKRPAKATPVFLTDRKENPLKELLAGLEKKLADIPASQVNLSETKAGLPRKSFKKTPLCEINIYRVPVKHRPKGQETGCWISDQSHRGMSVRLYPKTWWFLPPTVWPEGENDLKSLVTLALKRGGRNFILNAPWQKAFFSGMAKNSKSGNRLSLWAGPFCNLTNPLSIGALISLGFSGAIVSPELSGKDYLTLPQQSPLPLGIVLSGHWPLCISRIMSKNIREKELFTSPRGEQAWGRSYGPDFWVYPNWKLDISKKKDALKKAGYRLFVHLHEPLPKGIKLKERPGMWNWDLGLR